From a single Nicotiana tomentosiformis chromosome 2, ASM39032v3, whole genome shotgun sequence genomic region:
- the LOC104098103 gene encoding putative calcium-binding protein CML19, with amino-acid sequence MAEYKQHLRLFERFDENRDRKISAEELQQCVHLIGKDMSYEEAKAAVELNDSDNDGLLDFEDFVRLIEDGSEEEKAHELKEAFRMYEMEGCGCITPESLNRMLARLGESRTIDECRGMICRYDIDGDGLLNFDEFEIMMRC; translated from the coding sequence ATGGCAGAATACAAGCAGCACCTACGTCTATTTGAACGCTTTGATGAGAATAGAGATAGGAAAATATCAGCAGAGGAGCTACAACAGTGTGTCCACTTGATCGGCAAAGACATGTCGTATGAGGAAGCGAAGGCTGCGGTTGAGTTAAATGACTCAGATAACGATGGCTTGTTGGATTTCGAAGACTTTGTGAGATTAATTGAAGATGGAAGCGAAGAAGAGAAGGCGCACGAGCTGAAGGAAGCATTCAGGATGTATGAGATGGAGGGATGTGGATGTATTACGCCTGAGAGTTTGAATAGAATGCTTGCCAGATTAGGAGAATCAAGAACCATTGATGAATGCAGAGGAATGATTTGCCGCTATGATATTGATGGCGATGGTCTCCTTAACTTTGATGAGTTCGAGATTATGATGCGTTGTTAG
- the LOC104098095 gene encoding protein LYK2, translating to MTLDFQFCSLVFFLFVTVSAIGLEDLLSCDSKSPAASGYRCERNLQPLQCGTFAILRTNSFYSSLFNLSSYLGINRYVLGEANGFSADTEFLTIDQPLLIPLDCKCVGGFFEAELTKTTIKGESFYSIAQSLEGLTTCKAIKEKNPNITPFDLSEKLLLSIPLRCACLSPEEISPQTKLLVSYPVKQGDTIAALAIGFNTSAERIIATNHRLEGGSFRPESLSPASTLLIPLEGKPRLNSFTNSQQPDLGYPAASVASTKKHKRKSKMRMMGVYIAVAVVAFMSMVAFAAVFLFILHKRKRDADLCKEADLELQKLSLSVRTTSEKKVSFEGSQNELDSQIIDATPHKLLVETYTIDEIKKATEDFDSSNLIEDSVFHGRINGKNLAIKKMETCNISKIDFGLFNDAIHHHPNIIRHLGTCVSESPDSFLVFEYAVNGSLKDWLHGGRAMKNQFIASCYCFLTWNQRLRICLDVATALQFMHHIMDPAYVHRNIKSRNIFLDEEFKAKVGNFGMARCVEDDVAIGYLAPEYLERGILTPSIDIFAFGVILLEVLSGQTPITSGNGKGGEDEIRLSDKIKVILESENADELREWIDSALGENYLFDAAVTLANLARACVEDEPSLRPNAGEIVEKLSRLVEELLEGEEQLITSESSCKPLFKAAATSTM from the exons ATGACACTCGATTTTCAGTTCTGTTCTTTGGTTTTCTTCTTATTTGTGACAGTTTCTGCTATTGGACTAGAGGACTTATTAAGCTGCGACTCGAAATCTCCAGCTGCTTCTGGCTATCGATGTGAACGTAATTTGCAGCCACTGCAATGCGGGACATTCGCAATTCTTCGCACCAATTCATTTTACTCGTCTCTTTTCAATCTGAGTTCTTATTTGGGTATCAATCGATACGTTCTAGGTGAAGCAAATGGCTTTTCTGCTGATACAGAATTTCTTACAATTGACCAGCCTTTATTAATTCCATTAGATTGTAAATGCGTTGGCGGATTCTTTGAAGCTGAATTGACAAAAACAACAATTAAAGGAGAGAGCTTTTATAGCATTGCTCAATCTTTAGAAGGTTTAACGACTTGCAAAGCTATTAAGGAGAAAAATCCAAATATTACTCCTTTTGATCTGTCTGAGAAACTTCTGCTGTCAATTCCACTGAGATGTGCTTGTCTTTCTCCAGAAGAAATTAGTCCGCAAACAAAACTTTTGGTCTCTTATCCAGTGAAGCAAGGCGATACAATTGCAGCCTTAGCAATTGGCTTCAATACTAGTGCTGAAAGAATAATTGCTACCAATCACAGATTAGAAGGAGGTAGTTTTAGACCTGAAAGCCTATCACCAGCTTCAACTCTTCTGATTCCACTCGAAG GTAAACCAAGACTTAACTCATTTACAAACTCACAACAGCCGGATTTGGGATATCCAGCAGCAAGCGTTGCGTCAACTAAAAAACATAAAAGAAAGTCCAAAATGAGGATGATGGGAGTTTATATTGCTGTTGCTGTGGTTGCCTTTATGTCAATGGTAGCATTTGCAGCAGTTTTCTTGTTTATCCTGCACAAGAGGAAGAGGGATGCAGATTTGTGTAAGGAAGCAGATTTGGAGCTACAAAAGTTAAGCTTAAGTGTGAGAACTACCAGCGAAAAGAAAGTTTCATTCGAGGGGTCTCAAAATGAACTTGACAGTCAGATTATTGATGCCACACCACATAAGTTGTTGGTTGAGACCTACACTATTGATGAGATAAAGAAGGCTACAGAGGATTTTGATTCCTCCAATCTTATCGAGGATTCTGTATTCCATGGCCGGATCAATGGAAAAAATTTGGCAATCAAAAAGATGGAGACTTGCAATATCTCAAAAATAGATTTTGGGCTATTCAATGATGCAATTCATCATCATCCAAATATTATCAGGCACTTAGGGACATGCGTATCAGAGAGTCCTGATTCATTCTTGGTGTTTGAATATGCTGTAAATGGTTCGTTAAAAGACTGGCTTCATGGTGGTCGAGCAATGAAGAATCAATTCATTGCTTCGTGCTATTGTTTCTTGACATGGAATCAGAGGCTAAGGATTTGTCTAGATGTAGCGACCGCCTTGCAATTTATGCACCATATCATGGATCCTGCTTATGTCCATCGAAATATAAAGAGCAGGAACAtttttcttgatgaagagttcaAGGCAAAAGTTGGTAATTTTGGCATGGCTCGATGTGTTGAAGATGATGTTGCAATAGGTTATTTGGCGCCAGAGTATCTTGAACGAGGAATCCTTACCCCGAGCATTGATATCTTTGCTTTTGGGGTGATTTTGCTGGAGGTGTTATCAGGCCAAACACCTATAACCAGTGGCAATGGTAAAGGAGGAGAAGATGAAATTAGGCTGTCTGATAAAATaaaggtcattttggagtcagaGAACGCGGATGAGTTAAGGGAATGGATAGACAGTGCATTAGGAGAGAATTATTTATTTGATGCAGCAGTGACATTGGCAAATCTGGCTAGAGCATGCGTGGAGGACGAGCCCTCGTTAAGACCAAATGCTGGTGAGATTGTGGAAAAGTTGTCAAGATTGGTTGAAGAATTACTGGAAGGGGAAGAGCAACTCATAACCTCCGAAAGTTCTTGCAAACCTTTGTTCAAGGCTGCGGCCACCAGTACCATGTGA